Within Gambusia affinis linkage group LG01, SWU_Gaff_1.0, whole genome shotgun sequence, the genomic segment AAAACCGGCTAAAAAAAACCTTGGgtgtaaaacattacatttcaccAGGATGCCCTGATTGTTCGTTGCTCCTGCTTGCAGAAGCATCTATTTCTGTCCTAATTACATTTCTTATATTTGCTTCTTGTGCACATTTGGCCCCCGAAGACAGGACGAGGAAATTGAAGCTTGCTGTGGTTGTGTAGGTAGTGATTAGGTGGCAGAGGGAAGACAATAGAGTGCGGACATCCTGccaatttgtttttagctctgGAACTTGTTCTGTTTATAGAAATGCAAGCAGAATTTGTTTCCTTCATTCTTCTGTTTCACAATACCTgagggggaatcccaaggccaGCGAACACAACTAATATGATATACAGGTTTGAGTGATTGGTcttgttttcagttaattatctgagaaaacattttgacgTGTTATGCACCActgttgttaaatatttaatttctagGTGTGAAGCCCAAGTCCTTGCAAAAATATGCATAGCCACTGATCTTTTTCACAAATTGTCACGTTAAATCCTCGTAAGTAATGGGTGTAATTGGCAACACTAATAATTGTAAACTGGGAggaaatttaaattgaaatatttcaccgaaacaaacaaaattcaaaatctgTGGCATTTTTATGTTCTATTCAGCCAGCTGCACCTGGATCTATATTTTGTACGTCTACCTTTTGCAACAAAGCCTTTAGGCTGTGTCTCTACAGGTTTTGTGCATCTAGAAACGAAATGTTTTTCCCACTCTGCAAGAAAGCACAAGCTCTGGCAGATAAGATAAATTTTGAAGTCTTAATGCAGATTTTCAATTGGACTTTGGTCTTGGACTTAAATGGACTTTGCTCTAAACCACTCTAacgtagctctggctgtatgttcagGTTTGCAACCTTAGCACATGGTtccaggttttcttccagtttgCAAGGAGGAATGTATTGTGTGGCTtactaaaaatttaaaatataaatttaaatcacTTATAGAATGCTGGTTTAAAGCAGACAAAGGATATGTGCAGAGACTTGCTTTCCTTTTAGTAGTGTTAGATTTTCTCTTGTGTAGATACGAAGGAAGTGGTGGTGATAAATTACGGAtggataataaatcaataacaatatatattgtgatTGAGATTGTGATAGATAAGGTTGGTGGCAACAACTAACTCACTGACTCTTCggttacttagcaacaactTGGCGCTGCAGCAGTTACAGGCTTTGCCTCTGTGCCTCATAACtacttaaaaattttaaaacagcatgGAGTAAAAATTGtggttaaaacagaaaatgttttatttatatcagtacttcagatatttaaaacaaaaatcctaatcaatatttattcatatcaactgatatgaaacgcATATATCATCGAGCCACATTATATTAATGATTTTATGTTGATTGTTACCATGTCAAACCTGCTATTCAGCAAAATAAAGGTTTGATCTGACTACTTGCTGCCCCTTTAGGCTCTCCATATTACGACAACGTCAGGCCCCTCTGCTACAGCGACTCAGACGCAGTGTTGCTATGCTTTGACATTAGCCGGCCGGACACAGTAGATGGTGCTCTGAAGAAGGTATGAGCAGCTGAAATTCCTGCCAGGTGGCATATTTGCTTTACTATCTACAGTAAtgataattaataataataaacctgtttgttttatttgaagtggAAAGCAGAGATTCAGGACTTCTGTCCCAACACTCGAATCCTGCTCATAGGCTGTAAGACAGACCTGCGAACGGATGTGTGCACACGCATGGAGCTGTCCAATCAGAAACAGGCTCCAGTCTCCCATGAACAGGTGAGCTTTTATTGGTTCCCTTTTCCTTCTTAATGACTTTCTCAATTAGAGGTGGgcaatatggacttaaagttttaatatGATATTTTGTTGCACTATTGTGATATTAATAAAAGTGACGAAAGAAAATGTATTACGTCTGTTTTAGGTTACTCTATAGCACAAATTCTGCtgttgaaaaatattctttttgtaATATGCTTCACATTTCTTTAGCAAAGAGAAATGTCACAAGAAATGTGACTCATATaattaattaaacttaaaatcttCACTTAATTTCATTATACTTTccaatttattgatatttgttgatgttttcattgaccaaacagtggagaaaatagtaaaactaacaaatcCAGCAAATAGGGACAGTTTAATATAAACATCTTTAATTGGGATTTCTcctgacaacaataaatcaaaattattatcATGGACATACAGACACACTGCACTTATGCTAACAAGAGAGTAGCTAAAATGCACAACATTAATTATGATAACAGTTGAAGCCGTAatacaaaacatggaaaagttaGATTTAACATGAAACCTtgttaaattaatctaaaatgtaatacttgtagagaaaacacagaaagctcCAGAAGCCAACaggaaaaagggggaggagctgtcagcTGCTGGCTGccatggtaaccaccaactgtcaAACGCAGCATAATGTAACCTATGTAACAATAAACGTTAGGAAAAACAACGTTTTGATTAGATGAGATGAATTTGAAGAATACATAAACAAGTTTTGACAAAGTTTATAAATActacatataaaaaatacaataaattaaccCTTTTagaatttagttgttttttgtttttttcacactttattaaaaattgcTCCTCTTCATTTTGTAGGGTTCATCTTTGGCCAAGCAGCTCGGAGCTGAAGCTTATCTGGAGTGCTCGGCTTTTACTTCGGAAAAGAGCATCCACAGTGTTTTCCGTACCGCAGCTCTAGCCTGCATGAATAAACTGCAGCCTCCCAACAAACCCAGCCCGGTCCGCCGCCTCTCCAAAAGACTGCTACACCTTCCCAACAAAACAGACCTCCTTAGCAAGGACAAGTCCAAAAGTTGCTCCATCATGTGAACACAGCAAGAAGTGTGCTCGGAGTATGGGAAGAGAGGACAGTATTCTACCTGGTTCAGGCGGGGTTCAGGGTGTGCAAGGGAAAGAGAGCAATCATCGAGATTTTCACAAAACTTTTTACTCTTTTGCATCATCCTCCTCAAACTCCTGGCTGCCACAGTTTCCACAGAGAGAAACGATTCGAAGTGGAGTTTCATGATCCTGTACAAATGGAGAGTAACATGTTGCAGCCCCACATAAAGGTTGTTGTGAATCAGCTTAACAATGCTCCGTATCTTAGCTCGTCCATGAAGGAAGCATTGTATCCTCTCCATTAAAGTGATGAAATCCATTTAAAGCTCTGATAGCAGTGCCGTATCCCATCCATCTCTCTGTCCAGATGCCTTTTAAAGGTCACAGCATGGGCTGAGTGATGAGAACGTAAAATCTGAGAATGAAGCTGCATCTGCAGAAACCTAGCTGAGGAGATCTTAAAAAATTATTCCCCCACCAGAGCCCTCGCCGTAATAtctattttgaaattaaagttgaCAGCGGAacaaaaaagatgacaaaagGGAGGGGTTTGGCAAGCAGTGCGCTCATTTGCAGAAGGCAGTGGGAGGACAAAGTGAGTCCGTGAAGAAGTGCAATGTGATTCAGCACTATCATGAGCCGCAAGGTCGAAAAGGGTGAATGCATTTTGTTAAATACTTTCTACCTGTCTTCAGGAGGTTCTCTGCCATGCACCATCACCACACAAGTTCAGCAACCATAGCTATTTATTTTAGTGGAGTTACATGGAAGAATGATATTTCCAGACTGTTTAATGGGttcaattttcattttgtttattttttcttagtctttttttttttatagaagaGACCAagaaaagaggatttttttgtgCTCCAAAATATCTATGGTTTATAAATACTCTTCCTCACGGACAACAAGGGAAACAATTGTTCAGCTTGGTTCTACAAATATCTGCTCATTACAGCCTACT encodes:
- the rnd1a gene encoding rho family GTPase 1a; translation: MKERRLPQPFVARCKLVLVGDVQCGKTAMLQVLVKDCYPETYVPTVFENYTACLELEDQRVELSLWDTSGSPYYDNVRPLCYSDSDAVLLCFDISRPDTVDGALKKWKAEIQDFCPNTRILLIGCKTDLRTDVCTRMELSNQKQAPVSHEQGSSLAKQLGAEAYLECSAFTSEKSIHSVFRTAALACMNKLQPPNKPSPVRRLSKRLLHLPNKTDLLSKDKSKSCSIM